The genomic DNA TCAAGTGTCCTGGCTTATGCTGCGATTACGATCTAGACCCACTTTCCTGTCGTTTAATCCTCCCCAttaaactttttgaaaaatGGTGTGATTTCCTCTGTAAGGACACCATCCTAGGGTTGAATCATTGTTACTGCCCTAATCAAGAATGTTCAGCTCTAGTGGTAAACGAATGCGGAAGGGACATGAAGAGATCGGTTTGCCCTAATTGTAAAAAAACCTTCTGTTTCCAATGCAACACATTATGGCATGCTGGTTTTTCATGTGAAGAAAGTGGAGTTATGAGGGATGCAAACGATGTTGCTTTTGGGGTTCTTGCGGAGAGGAATGCATGGAAGAGGTGCCCTAGATGCAGACATTACGTTCAGCATTCGGGAGGTTGTTCGATCATTAGATGCAggttttctctctttctctctcttgaattATCATTAACTTTCAATTCTCCATTAATGGGTTTTGTTaatgtattataatttatatgatattgCAGATGTGGGATTAACTTCTGCTATAAATGTGGATTTATGAGATGCAAATGCAAAATACATGCTCATTGTTTCGATTTGATTATGGCTCTTTTCATGGTGATTGCTTATTTAATCTTGTACATAATAATAACAGCAATATGGTATAAAACTAATTGATGTAAATTTATTTCAACTTTAAGAAGAAGagtaatgtaatgtaatgttTTCAACTATCTATGGATTAGAATGAGtgagtttttttctttataattctTGTAAACCAAATTACAGCTCAAATCACCAATCTATAAGGAATCAATACAACCTCAACAATAACTCAAGAACTACTTAACACTTTAAAAGATTTCTGTCGATTTGAGTCCTTGATGTAGAGAGAATGAAAGAGTTTTAGCTTAATACACAGCTTACAAATATCATTTAGAAAATACTTATATCAGCCAAACATCAAAATACAGGTCATTAATACATTAACAAACTCAAATTTCAGTAAATAGAATTTTCATTACAACATTGGATTACATTGAATGATAACTCCTCGTGGATTTATAAGCTTCTAAACAATGCTAGGAAGGTTTTAGAATCTCTGTCCAAGCTTTACACAAAGTCTAGACACCCTCCTCAAAAATCGCTCGagtttgaagatgaacatgGCAGATCATCCCTTGTTGCTTCTTTCTCGCTCTCCCTTTGCTCCATCCCCTCCTTATACCTGGACTTCAACAGTTAAAGAAAATCTCTCATTTTTGCCGTTGAATTGTGTAATTTCTCATTCTAAACTTCGCGGGACAAATTTGTGAACTCCGCTGATGACAAGGCACAAAGTTGTTACTATTGGAATCCTCATTGATTCCTTGTCACACTATATATATGTTGGGAATAAAGTAGAATAATCATACTTGTGATAATAAACTATTTCACACTTAGTTGGATCTTTAGAAGcgagaaacaacaaacataaaaggaaaaatataaatgatataagAACACTAAGAATTTAATGTGTAAAACTtcctcaaatcaaggagtaagggacttttgtccaaaagaaacttcactataatcaaatgttaaacacgaaacaaattaagaaaacagctaaaaaaaataagtgatcTCACTATCTCTCAACAAGTGTATAATAGATGTCACTCAGATGTGTTTTGATAAGGTCGTTTCCTCCAGTTTTTATAACAGAACGAGGATAGCTCAATAGTCTTTTTCCAATAAGACAATCATGCCCTAACACAAATAGACTCTTAGGCTTCCAGGCTTTTGGACTTCTAAATTTCTTACACAAATTGGGTTTTTTTATTACATAGTTGGTAGCCCAATCAAATATCCCAACAAGCTACCATACCACAATTATAAAAGGGTTGTTGTCAAACCCGCAgttgaacaacaaaacttgAACTTGCCTTTTGGTGTGCTTTGGTCAGAATATCAGCGACATTATCATATGTATTCACCTTCTCTAAAACCAATAACTTTTTATCTAGAACATCTCGTATCAATGATATCTCACATCAGTGTGTTTCGATCTAGAATTAAATGTTGAGTTTTTCGCAAGTAAATCACACTTTGACTATCACAAAAGGAACGtattaattcaacaaaaaactaAGTTCAGAAAATAATTTCTTAGCCCAAATTAATTCCTTATAAATTTCAGTTGCTGCAATAAATTCAGCTTCAACGGTTGACAATGCAACACATTTTTGTAGCCTGAATTGTCAAGCAACAAATTCCCCTACAAAAGTAATCCAATGACCAGGAGTAGATTTTCACGAATCAACATCACAAGCCATATCATAATTGGTATAACCACTAAAACGGACTCTCATTTCCAAGGCAAAGTCTCAAACTTGATGTACCTCAGAGATATCTCAATATCCACTTGACAATTTCCAATGTTCTTTTTCTGGATTGGAAATGAACTTACTCACAGTTCCAACAACATAAGCAATATATGGTCGTGTCCTAACCATGGCATAAATACGACTTCCAACAGCAGAACCATAAGGAATAttcttcatatcttctttctcatCATCGGTTGAAAGATAAAGTTCagagctcaatttaaaatgtgcCGCAAGAGTTGTGGAAACACTATTGGCCTCCTCCATATTGAATCTCTACAACACTTTTTCAATATATCAttcttgagacaaccataatTTCTTTATCTTTCTATCAGGACTGATTCTAATTCCAATAATCTAATTCGCTGATCCAAGATCCTTCATCGCAAAGGACTCCCTAAGTCTTGTCTCAACCTATTAATTTCTCACAGTACTTTGACCAACAATaagaatgtcatcaacataaggTAAGAGAATAATAAAGTCATTAAGATAGACTTTTTCACAAATACACAATGGTCGAAAGTAGTCTTCTTCTAGCCGTGTTCCTTCATGAACAATTCAAaattcttgtaccattgtcgtGGAGTTTGTTTCAAGCCATACAAGTTTTTCAATCTGCAAACATCATTCTCTTTTACCATTAACTTTAAGCCCATTAGGTTGATCCACATAAATCTCTTCTtttaaatcaccatgaagaaaattTATCTTCACGTCCATTTATTCAACTTCTAAATCAAGACTAGATGCCAAACTCAAGACAATTCTAATTGAAGTTATTTTAACAACAggagaaaatatttcatcaaaatcaatacccttTCTTTGCCTAAATCCTTTGACAATCAATGTTCATCTTGCTTTAGTCTATACATCCACCTATTTTGCAAAACTTTCTTTCTTTATGGTAATTCTACCAACTCAAATGTATTATTGTCATGTAAAGATTttatctcatctttcatagaaTCAAACCATTATTTGCTATCTATAGCCTCTTCATATGACTATGACTCTCCCCATCCGTCACCAACGTATATTTATGATGAGAATATCTAATTGAAAGTTGTAGATCTCACGTAGATTATCTAAGTAGAATTGTAGGTAATTCACATGGCTCTCTACTATCATTCTTCAT from Impatiens glandulifera chromosome 9, dImpGla2.1, whole genome shotgun sequence includes the following:
- the LOC124915964 gene encoding E3 ubiquitin-protein ligase RSL1-like; the protein is MGNSIHLPSDSFTPPAPATVLSPEQPSELATFTCEICIEPTLSSEQRFKNRDLCTHPFCKDCITKYIQVKVEDDNIAAIKCPGLCCDYDLDPLSCRLILPIKLFEKWCDFLCKDTILGLNHCYCPNQECSALVVNECGRDMKRSVCPNCKKTFCFQCNTLWHAGFSCEESGVMRDANDVAFGVLAERNAWKRCPRCRHYVQHSGGCSIIRCRCGINFCYKCGFMRCKCKIHAHCFDLIMALFMLLNNARKVLESLSKLYTKSRHPPQKSLEFEDEHGRSSLVASFSLSLCSIPSLYLDFNS